One genomic window of Haloarcula pelagica includes the following:
- a CDS encoding bacteriophage holin, translated as MSSETAPLDVRAFGIACGLLWAGGVVALGLTARVGWGQRWEQLLADVYRGYDETATGLVVGASWAFLDGLSGGLAFAWLYNKLATTPR; from the coding sequence ATGAGCAGCGAGACAGCGCCGCTCGACGTACGGGCATTTGGCATCGCGTGTGGCCTTCTCTGGGCAGGCGGCGTGGTCGCGCTTGGCCTCACTGCCCGCGTCGGCTGGGGGCAACGGTGGGAACAGTTGTTGGCCGATGTCTACCGAGGATACGACGAGACAGCAACCGGGCTCGTCGTCGGCGCGAGCTGGGCTTTCCTTGATGGCCTCAGCGGTGGGCTGGCGTTCGCGTGGCTCTACAACAAGCTGGCTACGACACCCCGGTAA